The Montipora capricornis isolate CH-2021 chromosome 1, ASM3666992v2, whole genome shotgun sequence genome contains a region encoding:
- the LOC138037437 gene encoding uncharacterized protein codes for MSSRNQSNSESDGESATNDRSPPRRFNRRAFSRVFVHLEKRLRAAPGKNAFLTLKNAGRAKEIAFTKNHTSSEIQQLLVSHFPTLANLDLSRLNIISSYDRGHSMSVVHHGVPDGAKIMELFGGDAKKKIYLYWSRGGTASSNQPEDNTASDATVFATSAALSSPQSSAPLSHSSPSSPTLPFVHNPPLSPLPLNMQLSAHPGINQSTRRTDNFRPRGGLETRRYLATLAGSNTDGSDISFITIPESDEDDTDLLHNDVVVNPPPPVMQFSQVQRQRPPFNLLGTTSTITRATNVISQSSARRDRLPYTLVTSSTQALATNVTSQGAGFAGAPFHGDGMQVGTIKEDLFPYGLGGTSVSMESRSDETNRCERLLQGSCAEENTFMVPLLNHSFEEICWQAYEDQRAVVTVLLNPSSRSQFQANMLSVLQNVQENSSREDWFFWAAETTSENGKKVLEKYGNGCEDQIIFLVPSTQQTPVFVDRIEGPVLNDFDQTRLCDKIKAMIHGLSMERKQHDQWRELRRQQENELQQMTSGNDHQLGIVDDNPAANGECQAIIQTKVQQKDITTVKETTHSTVQQKDITTLKETTHSKEPLEDKSEEINIRRQRHLRLLAEPKDGVQLRVRLNNIEEPLTRYFSRNALYQEVYDWVGSMEKAPLYFTLHTQGKLIKHADEVEGNSVVHVTEREAGQVAMLLGSEVSFRGNFEGSKELHATMTDDPTRNSTSGRIRREKERKS; via the exons ATGTCGTCAAGAAATCAGTCGAATAGCGAAAGTGATGGCGAATCTGCCACAAATGACAGAAGCCCACCAAGACGTTTTAACCGTCGCGCTTTTTCGCGAGTCTTTGTCCATCTGGAGAAGCGACTCAGAGCTGCTCCAGGTAAAAACGCCTTTCTAACATTGAAAAACGCAGGGAGGGCAAAAGAAATCGCGTTCACTAAAAACCACACTTCAAGCGAGATACAACAGTTGTTGGTTTCTCATTTCCCGACCTTGGCTAACCTGGATCTTTCGCG TTTGAACATCATCAGCTCGTATGACAGAGGACATTCCATGAGTGTCGTTCACCATGGCGTCCCTGACGGGGCGAAAATCATGGAACTTTTTGGAGGGGACGCTAAGAAGAAAATTTATTTGTACTGGAGCCGAGGTG GTACTGCTTCATCCAACCAACCTGAGGACAACACTGCTTCAGATGCTACAGTTTTTGCTACATCTGCCGCTCTGTCATCCCCACAGTCATCAGCGCCATTATCACACTCATCCCCTTCCTCACCAACTCTCCCTTTTGTACACAATCCTCCACTATCACCTTTGCCATTAAACATGCAGTTATCTGCACATCCTGGCATCAATCAGAGTACCAGAAGAACAGATAACTTCCGTCCAAGAGGTGGAC TTGAAACCAGAAGATATCTTGCAACATTAGCAGGAAGCAATACAGATG gttctGATATTAGTTTTATAACAATACCAGAGAGCGATGAGGATG ATACTGATCTGTTGCACAATGACGTGGTTGTAAACCCACCTCCTCCAG TGATGCAGTTTTCACAAGTGCAAAGACAAAGACCACCATTCAATCTGCTGGGAACTACATCAACAATCACAAGAGCCACAAATGTGATTTCACAAAGTTCAG CGAGAAGAGACAGACTCCCCTACACTCTGGTGACATCAAGCACACAAGCCTTAGCCACAAACGTAACTTCACAGGGTGCAG GGTTTGCTGGAGCACCATTTCATGGAGATGGAATGCAAG TCGGCACAATAAAagaagacttgtttccatatggATTAGGAG GAACATCAGTTAGCATGGAAAGCAGAAGCGATGAGACAAACAGGTGTGAACGTCTCCTGCAGGGTTCATGTGCAGAAGAAAACACTTTCATGGTGCCTTTGTTGAACCACTCCTTTGAAGAG ATATGCTGGCAGGCGTATGAAGATCAGAGGGCAGTAGTCACTGTCCTCCTTAATCCTTCCAGTCGGAGCCAATTTCAAGCCAACATGCTAAG TGTGCTTCAAAATGTACAAGAAAATAGTAGTCGAGAAGACTGGTTTTTTTGGGCTGCGGAAACTACTtctgaaaatggaaaaaaag TGCTCGAGAAATATGGAAATGGCTGCGAAGaccaaataatatttttggtgCCATCCACCCAACAAACCCCAGTTTTTGTTGATCGCATTGAAG GTCCTGTCCTCAATGACTTTGATCAAACAAGATTGTGTGATAAAATTAAAGCTATGATTCATGGCCTCAGTATGGAAAG GAAGCAACATGACCAATGGAGAGAGCTGCGCAGACAGCAAGAAAATGAATTACAACAGATGACCTCTGGAAATGACCACCAGTTGGGCATTGTGGACGACAATCCTGCCGCTAACGGTGAATGCCAAGCCATCATCCAAACAAAA GTGCAACAAAAGGATATTACTACTGTAAAAGAAACGACTCATTCGACG GTGCAACAAAAGGATATTACTACTTTAAAAGAAACGACGCATTCGAAG GAACCTTTGGAAGATAAAAGTGAAGAG ATAAACATCAGAAGGCAGCGACACCTAAGACTGCTTGCAGAACCAAAGGATGGGGTTCAACTACGAGTGAGATTGAACAACATAGAGGAGCCATTAACAAGATACTTTTCTAGGAATGCTTTGTACCAG GAGGTATATGACTGGGTTGGGTCAATGGAAAAGGCTCCTCTCTACTTTACCCTTCACACACAAGGAAAACTGATTAAACATGCAGATGAAGTAGAAGGAAATTCTGTTGTTCATGTCACTGAAAGG GAGGCAGGACAAGTTGCGATGTTACTTGGTTCTGAG GTTTCATTCAGAGGAAATTTTGAAGGGTCAAAAGAATTACATGCTACAATGACTG ATGATCCCACTAGGAACAGCACATCTGGCAGAATCAGGAGAGAGAAGGAGAGAAAGAGCTGA